One genomic segment of Sphingorhabdus sp. M41 includes these proteins:
- the rplL gene encoding 50S ribosomal protein L7/L12 encodes MADIAKLVEELSKLTVMEAAELSKALEEEWGVSAAAAVAVAGPAAAAGEAAEEQTEFDVILTGDGGKKIQVIKEVRAITALGLTDAKALVEGAPKAIKEGVNKAEAEDIKAKIEAAGGTVELK; translated from the coding sequence ATGGCTGATATTGCAAAACTGGTCGAAGAACTTTCGAAACTCACCGTCATGGAAGCGGCTGAACTGTCCAAGGCACTTGAAGAAGAGTGGGGCGTTTCTGCTGCTGCTGCTGTTGCAGTTGCTGGTCCAGCGGCTGCCGCTGGCGAAGCTGCTGAAGAGCAGACCGAATTTGACGTAATCCTGACCGGCGACGGCGGCAAGAAAATCCAGGTGATTAAAGAAGTCCGTGCGATCACGGCTCTTGGCCTCACCGATGCCAAAGCCCTCGTCGAAGGCGCGCCTAAGGCGATCAAGGAAGGCGTTAACAAAGCCGAAGCTGAAGACATCAAAGCGAAGATCGAAGCAGCCGGCGGTACCGTCGAACTCAAATAA
- a CDS encoding 5'-methylthioadenosine/S-adenosylhomocysteine nucleosidase family protein, giving the protein MIEHVTIITGVQDEADAFRRDHPVTRVASPLGEIRQLEHGGKQVSILCSGIGKVHAGAAALYMHSHFRPDLLLVIGTAGHVSSNQADCFYLNESLQADYGTLEKFGEHDGFTHYNAGAWPIGPSDWQPFLSHPMPEALALPQARIATADCFVKCPERSGYLRDTLKADLVDMETAAVAQIAALLDIPWAGIKAVTDGANSDSSGDFHANLERAANRAATEAARFIELL; this is encoded by the coding sequence GTGATTGAACATGTCACCATCATCACCGGTGTGCAGGACGAGGCCGATGCCTTCCGGCGCGACCATCCGGTAACGCGGGTCGCCAGCCCGCTGGGCGAAATTCGCCAGCTCGAACATGGCGGAAAGCAGGTTTCAATCCTCTGCTCCGGCATCGGCAAGGTCCACGCCGGAGCAGCGGCCCTCTATATGCACAGCCATTTCCGCCCGGACCTGCTGCTGGTGATCGGCACCGCCGGCCATGTCAGCAGCAATCAGGCGGACTGTTTCTATCTCAACGAGTCCTTGCAGGCCGACTATGGCACGCTGGAGAAATTCGGAGAGCATGACGGATTCACCCATTATAACGCCGGCGCCTGGCCCATCGGCCCGTCTGACTGGCAACCTTTCCTGTCCCATCCGATGCCGGAAGCCCTTGCTCTGCCGCAGGCGCGGATCGCGACCGCCGACTGTTTTGTGAAATGCCCCGAGCGATCCGGCTATCTGCGCGACACGCTCAAAGCCGATCTGGTGGATATGGAGACTGCGGCGGTAGCCCAGATTGCAGCGCTGCTCGACATCCCCTGGGCCGGGATCAAGGCAGTGACCGACGGCGCCAACAGCGACAGTTCGGGAGACTTCCATGCCAATCTGGAACGGGCGGCAAATCGAGCCGCCACTGAAGCTGCGCGGTTTATCGAATTGCTATGA
- the nusG gene encoding transcription termination/antitermination protein NusG: protein MARWYIIHAYSGFEHKVKEAIEADAKRLGLTELVEDIEVPTETITEVKRGKKIQSERKFFPGYVLAKLEMTDDVYHLVKNQPKVTGFLGSSGKPQAISEAEAARILNTKEEAANAPKERITVAYEIGDEVKVKSGPFNSFNGIVEELDFDKNKVKVSVSIFGRATPVELDFGEVDLIS from the coding sequence ATGGCACGCTGGTACATCATTCACGCTTATTCGGGCTTTGAACACAAGGTCAAGGAAGCCATTGAGGCGGACGCCAAGCGTCTCGGCCTGACCGAACTGGTCGAGGATATCGAAGTCCCGACCGAAACCATCACCGAAGTCAAGCGCGGCAAGAAGATCCAGTCGGAGCGGAAATTCTTCCCCGGCTATGTTCTGGCCAAGCTGGAAATGACCGATGATGTTTATCACCTGGTCAAGAACCAGCCCAAGGTAACCGGCTTCCTCGGCAGCAGCGGCAAGCCCCAGGCAATCAGCGAAGCCGAAGCGGCCCGCATTCTCAACACCAAGGAAGAAGCGGCCAACGCTCCGAAGGAACGGATCACGGTTGCTTATGAAATTGGCGACGAGGTCAAGGTCAAATCCGGCCCGTTCAACAGCTTCAACGGCATTGTCGAGGAACTGGATTTCGACAAGAACAAGGTCAAGGTTTCCGTCTCCATCTTCGGCCGCGCAACCCCGGTCGAACTGGACTTTGGCGAAGTCGACCTGATCAGCTAG
- a CDS encoding adenine phosphoribosyltransferase, protein MTDNDDLAAHVRTIPDYPKPGIQFRDVSTLLLDGPAFRRTIDRMIALVDPDSFDLIAGIEARGFIVSAAMSYALEKGKVMLRKPGKLPGKSVYIDYALEYGTDRIEMHVDAIRPGQRVLLVDDLLATGGTAMAAIKLLRGQGAVVDRALFIVDLPDLGGAQKLAAAGVKPMALMAFAGD, encoded by the coding sequence ATGACCGACAATGATGATCTAGCCGCGCACGTGCGCACCATCCCCGACTATCCAAAACCGGGCATCCAGTTTCGCGACGTATCGACTCTGCTGCTCGATGGACCGGCCTTTCGCCGGACCATCGACCGGATGATTGCACTGGTCGATCCGGACAGTTTCGACCTGATCGCGGGCATCGAGGCACGCGGTTTCATCGTGTCGGCGGCGATGTCCTATGCGCTGGAAAAGGGCAAGGTCATGCTGCGCAAGCCGGGGAAGTTGCCCGGGAAATCAGTATATATCGACTATGCGCTGGAATATGGCACCGACCGGATCGAAATGCATGTCGACGCGATCCGGCCGGGGCAGCGGGTGTTGCTGGTCGATGACCTGCTCGCCACCGGCGGCACCGCGATGGCGGCAATCAAGCTGTTACGGGGACAGGGCGCGGTCGTGGACCGGGCGCTGTTCATCGTCGATCTGCCCGATCTCGGCGGCGCGCAGAAGCTCGCCGCAGCCGGGGTGAAACCGATGGCATTGATGGCCTTTGCCGGTGATTGA
- a CDS encoding fatty acid desaturase codes for MTEAELRKQERLIARKYADRFPWEVVVWGLGNLLIWLSLWPLVFLDILPLWIAFPIACVNVMACFLPAHEAVHGMIARPGQRLRWLNELVGHLSLLPMAMPYRIQKLTHFEHHKHVNHPQHDPDITTQSKGPWDAIWQSFVQRQRGKGGVLRGYGYILEKIGRSDVLVDGALYQLSFFAALFALAWNGYAIEAALLWWAPRHIGIAYIQFFFSWAPHHPAVKQGRYDNAKFFKSRVGNIASMGMQYHLIHHLHPFIPLTDTPKAFRELRPILEARGCRFEGDLR; via the coding sequence ATGACGGAAGCGGAACTGCGCAAACAGGAACGTCTGATCGCCCGCAAATATGCCGATCGCTTTCCGTGGGAAGTGGTGGTCTGGGGCTTGGGCAATTTGCTCATCTGGCTGTCGCTCTGGCCGCTGGTTTTTCTCGACATATTGCCGCTGTGGATTGCTTTCCCGATTGCCTGCGTCAACGTGATGGCCTGTTTCCTGCCCGCGCATGAAGCGGTCCACGGCATGATTGCCAGACCCGGTCAGAGGCTGCGCTGGCTGAATGAACTGGTTGGCCATCTGAGCCTGTTGCCCATGGCCATGCCCTATCGCATCCAGAAACTCACCCATTTCGAACATCACAAACATGTCAATCATCCGCAGCATGACCCCGACATCACTACCCAGTCGAAAGGCCCGTGGGACGCGATCTGGCAAAGCTTTGTCCAGAGGCAGCGCGGCAAGGGCGGCGTGCTGCGCGGCTATGGCTATATATTGGAGAAAATCGGTCGATCCGATGTGCTGGTCGACGGCGCGCTCTATCAGCTCAGCTTCTTCGCTGCCTTATTCGCGCTCGCATGGAACGGCTATGCGATAGAGGCTGCGCTGCTGTGGTGGGCACCGCGCCATATCGGCATTGCCTATATCCAGTTTTTCTTTAGCTGGGCCCCGCATCACCCAGCGGTCAAACAGGGGCGCTATGACAATGCCAAGTTTTTCAAAAGCCGGGTCGGTAATATCGCATCCATGGGCATGCAATATCACCTGATCCACCACCTCCACCCGTTCATCCCGCTAACCGACACGCCCAAGGCCTTTCGCGAATTGCGACCGATATTGGAGGCGCGCGGTTGCCGGTTTGAAGGGGATTTGCGCTAG
- a CDS encoding GNAT family N-acetyltransferase, which yields MIRLRPACPQDVEALAKLGKATFTSAFGNLYSSNDLASFLEQTHSEARITANIADADTIYRLAEDEASGALVGYCKISTKIGLDYDPGKASAIELSQLYLDNSQFGTGLAGQFMDWVISQARERHCGEIILSVYAENFRAQSFYHRYGFEHIADTIFMVGDHCDPELLYRLILRD from the coding sequence TTGATCCGGCTCCGCCCTGCTTGTCCTCAAGATGTTGAGGCGCTTGCGAAGCTGGGTAAAGCCACGTTCACCAGTGCTTTCGGAAATCTTTATTCGAGCAACGATCTGGCCAGTTTTCTGGAGCAGACGCACTCGGAAGCCCGCATCACTGCCAACATAGCCGACGCCGACACCATTTATCGTCTGGCTGAAGATGAGGCCAGCGGCGCCTTGGTCGGCTATTGCAAGATTTCCACCAAAATCGGCCTGGACTATGATCCGGGCAAGGCCAGCGCGATCGAATTGTCGCAACTCTATCTCGATAACAGCCAGTTTGGAACAGGTCTGGCCGGGCAGTTTATGGACTGGGTCATCTCGCAGGCCCGCGAGCGCCACTGCGGGGAGATCATCCTTAGCGTCTATGCCGAAAATTTCCGCGCACAGTCCTTTTATCACCGCTATGGCTTTGAGCATATTGCCGATACAATTTTCATGGTCGGTGATCATTGTGATCCGGAACTTCTGTATCGGCTGATTCTCCGCGATTGA
- the rplK gene encoding 50S ribosomal protein L11 yields the protein MAKKIDGYINLQVPAGIANPSPPIGPALGQRGVNIMEFCKAFNAATDKLEKGTPIPTKITVYGDRSFTFETKTPPASYLIKKVAKLKKGSSEPGKVSGGSIKSSQIKEIAETKMADLNANSIEQAMKIISGTARSMGVDVVEG from the coding sequence ATGGCTAAGAAAATTGATGGCTACATCAATTTGCAAGTACCTGCCGGTATTGCAAATCCATCCCCGCCAATCGGCCCAGCATTGGGTCAGCGCGGCGTTAACATCATGGAATTCTGTAAGGCGTTTAACGCGGCTACGGACAAGCTTGAAAAAGGCACGCCGATCCCGACCAAGATTACGGTCTATGGCGATCGCAGCTTTACCTTTGAAACCAAGACACCACCAGCCAGCTACCTGATCAAGAAGGTCGCCAAGCTGAAAAAAGGTTCCAGCGAACCAGGCAAAGTCTCTGGCGGATCGATCAAGTCTTCGCAGATCAAGGAAATCGCCGAAACGAAAATGGCCGACCTCAATGCCAACAGCATTGAACAAGCCATGAAAATCATTTCAGGCACCGCACGCTCGATGGGCGTAGATGTGGTGGAGGGATAA
- the rplA gene encoding 50S ribosomal protein L1 — protein sequence MAKLSKKMQAINEKVDREKLYSIDEAIKTLKGLASTSKFDETLDVVINLGVDPRHADQMVRGVISLPAGTGKETRVAVFAKDAKADEAKAAGADTVGAEDLMEAMQGGDLNYDRIIATPDMMGLVGRLGKVLGPKGLMPNPKLGTVTPNVGQAVKDAKGGQVEYRVEKAGIIHNGIGKTSFSEADLRKNFDALVNAVVKAKPAGAKGKYVRKVGLSTTMGPGLKVDLGEIEGA from the coding sequence ATGGCGAAACTCTCCAAAAAAATGCAGGCGATCAACGAAAAAGTCGATCGTGAAAAACTGTACAGCATCGATGAAGCAATCAAGACGCTGAAAGGCCTCGCTTCCACTTCCAAATTTGACGAAACTCTGGATGTCGTGATCAACCTTGGTGTTGATCCTCGCCATGCTGACCAGATGGTCCGCGGCGTGATCTCGCTTCCTGCCGGCACGGGCAAGGAAACCCGCGTCGCGGTTTTTGCCAAGGATGCGAAAGCAGACGAAGCAAAGGCAGCGGGCGCCGATACGGTTGGTGCTGAAGATCTGATGGAAGCCATGCAGGGCGGCGATCTCAACTATGATCGCATCATTGCAACACCGGACATGATGGGCCTCGTCGGTCGTCTCGGCAAGGTACTTGGTCCAAAAGGCCTGATGCCTAACCCGAAGCTCGGCACGGTTACCCCGAATGTCGGCCAAGCGGTCAAGGACGCCAAGGGCGGCCAGGTTGAATATCGCGTTGAAAAAGCCGGTATCATCCACAATGGCATTGGCAAGACCAGCTTCTCCGAAGCCGATCTGCGCAAGAATTTCGACGCGCTCGTAAACGCTGTCGTCAAGGCGAAACCAGCCGGTGCCAAGGGCAAATATGTCCGCAAAGTCGGTCTGAGCACAACCATGGGCCCAGGCCTCAAGGTTGATCTCGGCGAGATTGAAGGCGCCTGA
- a CDS encoding TetR/AcrR family transcriptional regulator: MLPILPMNAPYHHGDLRAAALQMGMERLASQEQPDLGLRALARDLGVSATALYRHFPNKDALLDALALEGLNRLGRNQAEAAKAAGGGRDGFGEVGVTYVKWAVENPALLRLIYNRVGKVDLAADDPSAMGEAFFQLRAGITAMMPEDMSLEKRATAALHAWSLVHGLAMLILDGQIEYELDKVRNVILMTDFGEGQASAQSA, translated from the coding sequence ATGCTTCCAATTCTTCCAATGAACGCACCTTATCACCATGGTGACTTGCGCGCGGCGGCGCTGCAAATGGGGATGGAACGGCTGGCGAGTCAGGAACAGCCGGATCTAGGATTGCGTGCGCTTGCCCGCGATCTCGGAGTCTCGGCAACCGCACTTTACCGCCATTTCCCGAACAAGGATGCCCTGCTCGACGCTCTGGCGCTGGAAGGCCTCAACCGGCTGGGCCGGAACCAGGCGGAAGCCGCCAAAGCGGCGGGCGGCGGCCGCGACGGCTTCGGCGAGGTCGGCGTTACCTATGTCAAATGGGCGGTAGAAAACCCCGCCTTGCTGCGGTTGATCTACAATCGTGTCGGCAAGGTCGATCTCGCCGCCGACGACCCTAGCGCGATGGGCGAAGCCTTCTTCCAGCTCCGTGCCGGGATCACAGCGATGATGCCCGAGGACATGTCATTAGAGAAACGAGCCACCGCCGCACTCCACGCCTGGTCGCTGGTCCACGGGCTGGCGATGCTGATCCTGGACGGCCAGATCGAATATGAGCTCGATAAGGTCAGAAACGTAATCTTGATGACGGATTTCGGCGAGGGCCAGGCTTCGGCACAGTCAGCATAA
- the rplJ gene encoding 50S ribosomal protein L10, which translates to MDRGQKTEAVVALNAIFKQAGVVVVTRNLGLTVAQSTALRTKMRDEGASFKVSKNRLAKLALEGTDYAPIADMLTGPVALATSDDPVAAAKIAVEFAKTNERLEIVGGAMGDTLLDEAGIKSLASMPSLDELRGTIVGLLQAPATKIARVLVEPATSVARVTSAYAATGE; encoded by the coding sequence ATGGATCGTGGTCAAAAGACCGAAGCGGTTGTCGCTCTGAACGCTATTTTCAAGCAGGCCGGGGTGGTCGTGGTAACACGCAACCTGGGTCTGACTGTTGCGCAATCAACGGCGCTGCGGACGAAAATGCGGGACGAAGGCGCAAGCTTCAAAGTCTCTAAAAACCGCCTTGCCAAGCTGGCTCTGGAAGGAACCGACTATGCCCCGATAGCAGATATGCTGACGGGTCCGGTCGCGCTTGCCACATCGGATGATCCGGTGGCCGCTGCAAAAATCGCAGTGGAATTTGCAAAAACCAACGAACGTTTGGAAATCGTTGGCGGCGCAATGGGCGATACCCTTCTTGACGAAGCTGGCATTAAATCACTGGCATCCATGCCTTCGCTTGACGAACTGCGCGGAACGATTGTTGGACTGCTTCAGGCACCAGCAACCAAAATCGCACGGGTTCTCGTCGAGCCGGCGACCAGTGTTGCACGCGTAACCAGCGCTTATGCTGCTACGGGTGAATGA
- a CDS encoding transglutaminase-like domain-containing protein, with protein MTHLQISADLTYRLAAPCTILVQVEAAATSDQILTDTNIDIGPSGSKTIVPAHDGIGTRLWTTQQEQLTLAYSAQVAINRSDPDFTTLPATALPDLPGEAVPYLFNSLYCSVHAFDQVVSSEFAGLCGGPLVAAISAYIGRTMTYGSDVDNANRNAEQSFAARKGVCRDYAHIMISMTRAANIPARFASTYAPDVQPQDFHAVPEVFLDGRWHLIDPTGMARASDMAVIGIGRDATDVSFLTAFGSLNMVKQRVQVARV; from the coding sequence ATGACCCACTTGCAGATCAGCGCGGACCTGACCTACCGCCTCGCCGCGCCCTGCACGATATTGGTCCAGGTCGAGGCGGCAGCGACGTCCGACCAGATCCTCACCGACACGAATATTGACATCGGTCCGTCTGGCAGCAAGACTATCGTCCCCGCCCATGATGGCATCGGCACCAGGCTATGGACCACGCAGCAGGAGCAGCTGACCCTCGCCTATAGCGCACAGGTCGCAATCAATCGCAGCGATCCGGATTTCACCACCCTGCCCGCAACCGCCCTGCCTGACCTGCCGGGTGAAGCCGTGCCCTATCTGTTCAACTCGCTCTATTGCTCCGTCCACGCTTTCGACCAGGTGGTCAGCAGCGAATTTGCCGGTCTGTGCGGCGGGCCGCTTGTGGCAGCGATTTCCGCCTATATCGGCCGGACCATGACCTATGGATCCGATGTCGACAATGCCAACCGCAATGCCGAACAAAGCTTTGCCGCGCGCAAGGGCGTCTGCCGCGATTATGCCCATATCATGATCAGCATGACCCGCGCCGCCAATATCCCGGCCCGCTTTGCCAGCACCTATGCCCCCGATGTCCAGCCGCAGGATTTCCACGCCGTGCCGGAAGTCTTCCTCGATGGCCGCTGGCACCTGATCGACCCCACCGGCATGGCGCGAGCATCGGACATGGCGGTCATCGGCATCGGCCGCGACGCCACCGATGTCTCCTTCCTCACCGCCTTCGGCAGCCTGAATATGGTCAAGCAGCGGGTGCAGGTGGCGCGGGTTTGA
- a CDS encoding LTA synthase family protein — protein sequence MKDFFTKSAMLRKLPCGVILALMGVLGVLELALTDRKYGLFTGGFGQSQAVDTLTERFIFLLGYISSMALLILAIWWVIVRLFRNTKSWPPLYFLATIVAATYVLLLTVTFQLHQYFSDTMSFALMANLGGGSLTDAILFVSNEIFIGIAGLALGLIAYIHVFRKLARTFPVRASHVTWPAYGRLAIGLTVSTLALAIAVPAASTDAQNGLNRTLAWGLFTEAADKITDFDNDGYGWISSMPDRHPFNSSRYPLALDIPGNGIDEDGYGGDLQLVPMVPQPPITLISGKRPHLILIVMESARYDAIGKRINGTPVAPNLEAIAKTGSIISPTFSHVGFTTASLKSLFGGALQPEKGSPSLFRELKSSGYEIAVFSGQPEDFGDISETVGMRDNADIFIDGEKLKDQRAFSNGAQGSILVDEKHILNAFADHYQRPSKWAQPQFLYFNFQSPHFPYYHMGMPLNLTDRPLPRSEINAGNRDRLQQTYWNAVHYSDQQLGELVSRLKRDGIWDNSVVVITGDHGEDLFEDGFLGHGHHINVRQNGTFLVTNRPGLTTDGAIGMSDYRAIILSLLKAEKPHIAAKPVLMTVGDLERPTQIGIAEGASNITSLRLDTGEACMVEKKQCANARSLTGDFRERVDRLIRIWGSARWQNRADSKQN from the coding sequence ATGAAAGACTTTTTCACCAAAAGCGCCATGCTGCGGAAATTGCCCTGCGGCGTGATCCTCGCTCTTATGGGCGTTCTTGGCGTGCTGGAACTCGCCCTTACAGACCGTAAATATGGATTATTTACCGGCGGTTTTGGCCAGTCGCAGGCGGTTGACACGCTTACCGAGCGGTTCATTTTCCTGCTCGGCTATATTAGTTCGATGGCGCTGCTGATCCTGGCTATCTGGTGGGTCATTGTCCGGCTTTTCAGAAACACCAAGTCCTGGCCGCCCCTGTATTTTCTGGCGACCATCGTCGCCGCAACCTATGTGTTGCTGCTCACCGTGACATTTCAGCTGCACCAATATTTCAGTGACACGATGAGCTTTGCCCTGATGGCCAATCTAGGCGGCGGCAGCCTGACCGACGCCATATTATTTGTCTCCAACGAAATTTTCATCGGTATTGCCGGACTGGCTCTCGGTCTGATCGCCTATATTCATGTCTTCCGGAAGCTAGCCCGCACATTCCCGGTCCGCGCCAGTCATGTCACATGGCCAGCTTATGGCCGCTTGGCCATCGGACTAACTGTCTCGACCCTGGCACTTGCCATTGCGGTTCCCGCAGCTTCGACGGACGCGCAAAATGGCCTGAACCGCACGCTCGCCTGGGGCCTGTTCACAGAGGCTGCCGACAAGATTACCGATTTCGACAATGACGGCTATGGCTGGATCTCCAGCATGCCGGACCGGCACCCGTTCAACAGCTCGCGCTATCCGCTGGCACTGGACATACCGGGAAACGGGATCGACGAGGATGGCTATGGCGGCGATCTGCAACTGGTGCCGATGGTCCCACAACCGCCCATCACCCTGATATCGGGCAAACGCCCTCACCTCATCCTGATTGTGATGGAAAGCGCCCGATATGACGCGATCGGCAAGCGAATCAACGGCACGCCGGTGGCGCCCAATCTCGAAGCCATTGCAAAAACCGGCAGCATTATCTCGCCAACCTTCAGCCATGTCGGCTTTACCACCGCATCGCTCAAATCCCTGTTTGGCGGTGCCCTGCAACCGGAAAAAGGCTCTCCCTCGCTGTTCCGCGAGCTCAAATCCAGCGGCTATGAAATTGCCGTTTTCTCCGGCCAGCCGGAAGATTTTGGTGATATTTCAGAAACCGTTGGCATGCGCGACAATGCCGATATTTTCATCGATGGAGAAAAGCTGAAAGATCAGCGCGCTTTCAGCAATGGCGCGCAAGGCTCGATCCTTGTCGACGAGAAGCATATTCTGAACGCCTTTGCGGACCACTATCAGCGGCCCTCAAAATGGGCCCAGCCGCAATTTCTCTATTTCAATTTCCAGTCACCGCATTTCCCTTATTATCACATGGGAATGCCGCTCAACCTGACCGACCGGCCTTTGCCCCGGTCCGAAATCAACGCCGGCAATCGGGACCGGCTGCAGCAGACCTACTGGAACGCGGTCCATTATTCGGACCAGCAGCTGGGCGAACTGGTTTCCCGGCTGAAGCGGGATGGCATATGGGACAATAGCGTGGTTGTCATAACCGGCGATCATGGCGAAGACCTGTTTGAAGACGGCTTCCTGGGCCATGGCCATCATATCAATGTCCGCCAGAACGGTACTTTTCTGGTTACCAACCGCCCAGGCTTAACAACCGACGGCGCCATTGGCATGAGCGATTATCGCGCCATCATATTGTCGCTGCTCAAAGCTGAAAAACCGCATATCGCGGCAAAACCGGTGCTGATGACGGTCGGCGATCTCGAACGCCCCACGCAGATCGGCATTGCTGAAGGCGCATCGAACATTACGTCTTTGCGGCTCGACACCGGCGAGGCCTGCATGGTCGAGAAGAAGCAATGCGCCAATGCTCGCAGTCTGACTGGAGATTTCAGGGAACGTGTAGACCGCCTGATCCGCATTTGGGGATCAGCTAGATGGCAAAACAGAGCAGACTCGAAACAGAATTGA
- the secE gene encoding preprotein translocase subunit SecE — protein MAKVNPGEFMNQVKAETNKVVWPTWPETVRTAILVLIMTTILGLFFLGVDSVFNGIVAWLLSLA, from the coding sequence ATGGCGAAAGTCAATCCAGGCGAATTCATGAATCAGGTCAAGGCCGAGACCAATAAGGTCGTCTGGCCTACATGGCCGGAGACCGTCCGTACGGCGATCCTCGTGCTGATCATGACCACGATACTCGGCCTGTTTTTTCTCGGCGTTGATTCGGTTTTTAACGGGATTGTAGCCTGGCTTCTCAGCCTTGCATAA
- a CDS encoding 8'-apo-carotenoid 13,14-cleaving dioxygenase, with protein sequence MASVIEKTIRAAVTPVMGAVSNFNRKRLEAPEGGHPYLTGVHKPMTEELTLADLQVDGEIPVQLDGRYLRIGPNPVDSPDEASYHWFSGDGMAHGVRIAEGKAEWYRNRWVRSNKVSDALGEERKPGTRKPRSDNANTNIVGINGRTFAIVEAGAFPVEMSAELDTIAHNPFDNTLNHSFSAHPHLDPATGEIHAICYDAPVMDTVWHVVLDKDGKVRREERIPVRQGPSIHDCQITENHVLVFDLPATFSMKRLLAGYAFPYDWNPEHGARVGLCPREGSGKETIWCDLDEPCYVYHPANAFETEDGKVIVDVVVHESTYARSTFGPGGKWSRLERWTVDPVAKKVDRKILDDRAQEFPRYDERLTSKPYRYIYDIATADRPDALDMAGTELFKHDLQGGDKLVRDFGADRHPGEFVFVPRSPDSAEDGGWLIGLVIDMNKETTELHILNADDFLGAPQAVIHLPHRIPPGFHGNWVAG encoded by the coding sequence ATGGCTTCTGTAATCGAAAAAACCATCCGCGCCGCCGTTACGCCCGTCATGGGCGCGGTATCGAATTTCAACCGCAAGCGGCTGGAGGCTCCCGAGGGCGGCCATCCCTATCTGACCGGTGTCCACAAACCGATGACCGAGGAACTGACGCTGGCCGATCTGCAGGTCGACGGAGAAATTCCGGTGCAGCTTGACGGGCGCTATCTTCGTATCGGTCCCAATCCGGTCGATAGCCCGGACGAGGCCAGCTATCACTGGTTCTCCGGCGACGGCATGGCCCATGGGGTGCGGATTGCCGAGGGCAAGGCCGAATGGTATCGCAACCGCTGGGTCCGCTCGAACAAGGTCAGCGATGCACTGGGAGAAGAGCGCAAGCCCGGCACCCGCAAGCCGCGTTCGGACAATGCCAATACCAATATTGTCGGCATCAACGGCCGGACGTTCGCGATTGTCGAAGCCGGTGCTTTTCCGGTCGAAATGTCTGCAGAACTGGACACTATTGCGCATAATCCGTTCGATAATACGCTAAATCATTCCTTTTCCGCCCATCCCCATCTCGATCCGGCGACCGGAGAGATCCATGCGATCTGCTATGATGCGCCGGTGATGGACACGGTCTGGCACGTGGTGCTCGACAAGGATGGCAAGGTCCGGCGCGAGGAACGGATACCGGTGCGGCAGGGCCCGTCGATCCACGACTGCCAGATCACCGAAAATCATGTGCTGGTCTTTGACCTGCCAGCGACTTTCTCGATGAAGCGCCTGCTGGCCGGCTATGCCTTTCCCTATGACTGGAATCCTGAACATGGTGCCCGCGTCGGCCTTTGCCCGCGCGAGGGTTCGGGCAAGGAGACGATCTGGTGCGATCTCGATGAGCCTTGCTATGTCTATCACCCCGCCAATGCGTTCGAGACCGAAGATGGCAAGGTCATTGTCGATGTTGTGGTCCACGAAAGCACTTATGCACGCTCCACTTTCGGCCCCGGCGGCAAATGGTCGCGGCTGGAACGCTGGACCGTCGATCCGGTAGCCAAGAAAGTCGACCGCAAGATTCTCGATGACCGGGCGCAGGAGTTCCCGCGCTATGACGAGCGGCTGACGAGCAAGCCCTATCGCTATATTTATGACATCGCGACGGCAGACCGTCCCGATGCGCTCGATATGGCGGGAACCGAATTGTTCAAGCATGATCTGCAAGGCGGCGACAAGCTGGTGCGCGATTTTGGTGCAGACCGTCACCCGGGAGAATTTGTCTTCGTACCCCGGTCGCCGGATTCGGCTGAAGATGGAGGCTGGTTGATCGGTCTGGTGATCGACATGAACAAGGAAACCACCGAGTTGCACATCCTCAACGCCGATGATTTTCTCGGGGCGCCACAGGCGGTCATTCATCTGCCCCATCGCATTCCGCCGGGATTCCACGGCAACTGGGTGGCGGGTTAA